Proteins from one Flavobacterium sp. N2038 genomic window:
- the ftsA gene encoding cell division protein FtsA, with protein sequence MEKDNIAVGLDIGTTKIVAMIGKKNEYGKLEILGIGKSKSLGVARGVVNNITQTIQSIQQAIIEAENNSGYKIKDVVVGIAGQHIRSIQHTDYISRNNPEEVIGEKDIQLLIDQVNKLAMLPGEEIIHVLPQEFKIDGQSEIKEPIGMYGGRLESSFHVVVGQASSIRNVGRCIQSSGIELSGLTLEPLASADAVLSQEEKEAGVALIDIGGGTTDLAIFKDGIIRHTAVIPFGGNVITDDIKEGCSIIEKQAELLKIKFGSAWPGENKDNEIVSIPGLRGREPKEISLKNLSKIIHARVVEIVEQVFAEIKAYGHEDPRKKLIAGIVLTGGGAQLKHIKQLVEYITGMDTRIGYPNEHLAGNSSEEISSPLYATAVGLVMNSIENSTQSAVRMEIVNEQPKVVYRNVPPPVQQQRYEVEENYVERVETIEETRETRVNKVQAESTETKIRRSFFDRYVDKIKDFLDNAE encoded by the coding sequence ATGGAAAAAGATAACATTGCAGTAGGTCTAGATATTGGAACAACCAAAATAGTTGCCATGATAGGCAAGAAGAACGAGTATGGTAAGCTTGAAATTTTGGGTATTGGTAAATCCAAAAGTTTGGGTGTTGCGAGAGGAGTTGTTAACAACATCACGCAAACTATTCAATCGATTCAGCAAGCGATAATCGAAGCAGAAAATAATTCAGGTTACAAAATAAAAGATGTAGTTGTTGGTATTGCAGGACAACACATCAGAAGTATTCAGCATACAGATTACATCAGCCGTAATAATCCGGAAGAAGTAATTGGCGAAAAAGATATTCAGCTTTTAATCGATCAGGTAAATAAACTGGCGATGTTGCCGGGGGAAGAAATTATTCACGTTCTGCCACAAGAATTTAAAATCGACGGGCAGTCTGAGATTAAAGAACCAATCGGAATGTACGGCGGAAGATTAGAGTCTAGTTTTCACGTTGTAGTTGGGCAAGCATCATCGATCAGAAATGTTGGAAGATGTATTCAGAGTTCAGGAATCGAATTGTCTGGATTGACATTAGAGCCATTAGCTTCTGCAGATGCAGTTTTAAGTCAGGAAGAAAAAGAAGCTGGTGTTGCGTTAATCGATATCGGAGGCGGAACAACAGATTTAGCTATTTTTAAAGATGGAATAATTCGTCATACAGCTGTAATTCCTTTTGGAGGAAATGTAATTACAGACGATATTAAAGAAGGATGTTCGATTATCGAAAAACAAGCTGAGCTTTTAAAAATAAAATTCGGATCGGCCTGGCCAGGAGAAAATAAAGACAACGAAATTGTCTCTATTCCTGGTTTAAGAGGCAGAGAGCCAAAAGAGATTTCGCTTAAAAACTTGTCTAAAATTATTCACGCTCGTGTAGTGGAAATTGTAGAACAGGTTTTTGCAGAAATCAAAGCTTACGGACATGAAGATCCACGCAAAAAATTAATTGCAGGTATCGTTCTTACGGGTGGTGGAGCACAGCTTAAGCATATTAAGCAATTAGTGGAATATATCACTGGTATGGATACCAGAATTGGATATCCAAACGAGCATTTAGCCGGGAACTCAAGTGAAGAAATCTCCAGTCCATTATATGCAACAGCAGTAGGATTAGTGATGAACAGTATCGAAAACAGTACACAAAGTGCCGTTAGAATGGAAATTGTTAATGAGCAGCCAAAAGTGGTTTACAGAAATGTACCGCCACCGGTTCAACAACAACGATACGAAGTAGAAGAAAACTACGTTGAAAGAGTAGAAACTATCGAAGAGACCAGAGAAACCAGAGTTAATAAGGTACAAGCGGAGTCTACAGAAACAAAAATAAGAAGATCATTCTTCGATCGTTATGTCGATAAAATCAAAGATTTTTTAGACAACGCAGAATAA
- a CDS encoding cell division protein FtsQ/DivIB, producing the protein MKIFNWTNIRLLFILGLVLFLYSFAQHRNGDRKLKKSMVVFVGENTLFVKPETVNKLLIENKRDASSIRKDEVDLNKIEKTLDTQDMIEKSDVFVSIDGVLKAVVKQKTPIARIYDGDRSFYIDYEGNKMPLSDNFTARVPLVSGAIIEKNNEDLAALFRTIYDDAFLRKNIIAIQIMPNGSLKMFNRNYDYFIDFGRTMNVDKKFRNYKAFFQKAVLDSSLYKYKKIDLRFTEQVVCTK; encoded by the coding sequence ATGAAAATATTTAATTGGACAAATATTCGATTATTATTCATTTTAGGGCTTGTACTTTTTTTGTATTCGTTCGCACAACATCGAAATGGGGACAGAAAACTAAAAAAATCCATGGTCGTTTTTGTAGGAGAAAATACGCTTTTTGTGAAGCCGGAAACGGTTAATAAATTGTTGATAGAAAATAAAAGAGACGCTTCCAGTATTAGAAAAGATGAAGTAGATTTGAATAAGATAGAAAAAACCCTTGATACGCAAGACATGATTGAGAAGTCAGATGTTTTTGTAAGTATCGACGGTGTTCTAAAAGCGGTAGTAAAACAGAAGACACCAATAGCAAGAATTTATGATGGTGACCGATCTTTTTATATTGACTATGAGGGCAATAAAATGCCTTTATCAGACAATTTTACAGCGCGAGTTCCTCTTGTTTCAGGGGCAATAATTGAAAAAAATAACGAAGATTTAGCTGCTTTATTTCGCACAATTTATGACGATGCGTTTTTGAGAAAAAACATCATTGCAATTCAAATTATGCCTAATGGCAGCCTAAAAATGTTTAATCGAAACTATGATTACTTCATAGATTTTGGCAGAACGATGAATGTTGATAAGAAATTTAGAAACTATAAAGCCTTTTTTCAAAAAGCAGTTTTAGATAGTTCGTTATACAAATACAAAAAGATTGACCTTAGGTTTACGGAACAAGTAGTTTGCACAAAATAA
- the murC gene encoding UDP-N-acetylmuramate--L-alanine ligase, whose amino-acid sequence MNLNQIQNVYFIGIGGIGMSALARYFKYIGKQVSGYDKTPSMLTNELIESGIDIHFEDNISLIPSNYHVENTLVIFTPAVPKLHSEWNYFIERNYEIKKRAEVLGIITKDTFSFAVAGTHGKTTTSSILGHILYESGADVTAFVGGIVENYNSNLIGTGKTVTVVEADEFDRSFLHLHPNIACITSMDADHLDIYGTSEAIEASFVEFAEKVEDKNNLFITKELPLDGVQCAINEDAVYKACNVRIEDGSYVFDVQTPSEIMKDLHFGLPGKHNLMNGLMAIAMAKTFGTPTESIAKAIASFRGIRRRFSYQIKSDKLVYIDDYAHHPTEINAVHQAVRELYPGRKVLAIFQPHLFSRTKDFADGFAASLSQFDEVFLMDIYPARELPMEGITSEWLLGKMTNSNKKIVAKNDLLAQIKASDAPIIVTIGAGDIGEMVPSIKKMLNENI is encoded by the coding sequence ATGAATTTAAATCAAATACAAAACGTTTATTTTATTGGTATTGGAGGCATCGGAATGAGTGCCCTGGCTCGCTATTTTAAATATATAGGGAAACAGGTTTCAGGTTACGATAAAACACCTTCAATGCTTACAAATGAATTAATTGAAAGCGGTATTGATATTCATTTTGAGGACAATATTAGTTTGATTCCAAGTAATTATCACGTAGAAAATACGCTGGTAATTTTTACTCCGGCTGTGCCAAAATTACATTCAGAGTGGAACTATTTTATTGAAAGAAATTACGAAATTAAAAAGCGTGCCGAGGTTTTAGGGATTATTACCAAAGACACTTTTAGTTTTGCAGTGGCCGGAACACACGGAAAAACTACAACATCAAGTATTCTTGGGCATATTTTGTATGAAAGTGGTGCTGATGTTACTGCTTTTGTGGGTGGAATTGTTGAGAACTATAATTCAAATTTAATTGGAACCGGAAAAACGGTTACAGTTGTTGAAGCTGATGAATTTGATCGTTCGTTTTTGCACCTTCATCCCAATATTGCCTGTATAACTTCTATGGATGCAGATCATTTGGATATCTACGGTACAAGTGAGGCAATTGAGGCTTCATTTGTTGAATTTGCCGAAAAAGTTGAAGATAAAAATAACTTGTTTATCACCAAAGAATTGCCTTTAGATGGGGTTCAGTGTGCTATAAACGAAGATGCAGTATATAAGGCATGTAATGTTCGAATTGAAGATGGAAGCTATGTTTTTGATGTGCAGACACCGTCAGAAATTATGAAAGATCTACATTTTGGATTACCAGGAAAACACAATTTAATGAATGGATTAATGGCTATTGCGATGGCAAAAACTTTCGGCACCCCGACCGAGTCAATTGCAAAAGCCATTGCTTCATTCAGAGGAATAAGAAGACGTTTTTCTTATCAGATTAAATCAGATAAGTTAGTTTATATAGACGATTATGCACATCATCCAACAGAAATAAATGCTGTTCATCAGGCTGTTAGAGAATTGTATCCGGGGCGAAAAGTTTTAGCTATTTTTCAGCCACATTTATTCAGCAGAACAAAAGATTTTGCTGACGGATTTGCAGCGAGTTTATCTCAGTTTGATGAAGTGTTTTTAATGGATATTTACCCTGCACGCGAGTTGCCAATGGAAGGAATTACATCGGAATGGCTGTTGGGTAAAATGACAAATTCGAACAAAAAAATTGTTGCAAAAAATGATTTATTAGCGCAAATCAAAGCCAGTGATGCGCCGATAATTGTAACAATAGGAGCTGGTGATATTGGAGAAATGGTACCATCAATTAAAAAGATGCTGAATGAAAATATTTAA
- the murG gene encoding undecaprenyldiphospho-muramoylpentapeptide beta-N-acetylglucosaminyltransferase: MTKYKFILSGGGTGGHIYPAIAIANELKLQFPDAEFLFVGAKDKMEMQKVPQAGYEIKGLWIAGLQRKLTLQNLMFPLKLASSLLESRRIVKKFRPNVVIGTGGFASGPLLQAAGAAGIPTVIQEQNSFPGITNKLLSKKANAICVAYQNLERFFPKDKIVLTGNPVRQDLIDIASKRDEAVAFYDLDPNKKTLLILGGSLGARRINQLIEKELQNFLSQDVQIIWQCGKLYFEEYKKYNQPNVKVVDFIERMDFVYAAADVIISRAGASSVSELCIVGKPVIFIPSPNVAEDHQTKNAQAIVDEKGAILLKESELESEFSIVFEALLKDEGKQKQLSDNIKKLAMPKATKDIVAEIVKLIR, encoded by the coding sequence ATGACAAAGTATAAATTCATACTAAGCGGAGGAGGAACAGGGGGACATATTTATCCTGCAATTGCTATTGCAAACGAATTAAAATTACAATTTCCTGATGCGGAATTTCTTTTTGTAGGAGCCAAGGATAAAATGGAAATGCAGAAAGTGCCTCAGGCAGGTTATGAAATAAAAGGACTTTGGATTGCTGGTTTACAAAGAAAATTGACTTTGCAAAATTTGATGTTTCCTTTAAAGTTGGCATCAAGTTTATTAGAGTCAAGAAGAATTGTTAAAAAGTTCAGACCAAACGTGGTAATTGGAACCGGAGGTTTTGCCAGCGGACCATTGTTGCAGGCAGCAGGAGCAGCGGGAATTCCAACAGTTATTCAGGAGCAGAATTCTTTTCCCGGAATTACGAATAAATTGCTGAGTAAAAAAGCAAATGCAATATGTGTTGCATATCAGAATTTAGAGCGTTTTTTTCCTAAAGACAAAATTGTTTTAACGGGAAATCCAGTGCGTCAGGATTTAATTGATATTGCCAGCAAGCGTGATGAAGCTGTTGCTTTTTATGATTTAGATCCAAATAAAAAAACATTATTGATTTTAGGAGGAAGTTTAGGTGCCAGAAGAATCAATCAGTTAATTGAAAAAGAATTGCAAAATTTCCTTTCACAGGATGTGCAGATAATCTGGCAGTGCGGGAAATTATATTTTGAAGAGTATAAAAAATACAATCAGCCAAATGTAAAAGTGGTTGATTTTATAGAAAGAATGGATTTTGTTTATGCGGCTGCAGATGTCATAATTTCACGAGCAGGAGCTTCGTCAGTTTCGGAATTATGTATTGTTGGGAAACCGGTAATTTTTATTCCGTCTCCTAATGTGGCTGAGGATCACCAGACTAAAAATGCGCAGGCAATTGTAGATGAAAAAGGAGCAATTTTGTTGAAAGAATCTGAGCTGGAAAGCGAGTTTAGCATTGTTTTTGAAGCGCTGCTGAAAGATGAAGGAAAACAAAAACAATTGAGCGATAATATTAAGAAACTGGCAATGCCAAAAGCAACAAAGGATATTGTTGCAGAGATTGTAAAGTTAATTCGTTAA
- a CDS encoding FtsW/RodA/SpoVE family cell cycle protein produces MKELVNKLKGDRVIWSFVALLALFSFMPVFSASSNLAYIGHGTGNTLGYLVKHLAHICIGFAIIYWVHRVPYHYFRAISKIALPIVWFLLLYTLLKGTVIAGANASRWIQVPFIGITFQTSTLASIVLFIFVARYLSKTKEENEPFQVSFVQLWVPVFITLALILPANFSTTALIFSMVMMLTFIGKYPLKYIGFIIGSGIAMLAFFLLVAKAFPDSRFFSRVSTWESRIMNFTTDKPDEDDYQIEKAKIAIASGKFGGLGPGKSVQKNFLPQSSSDFIYAIIVEEYGLVGGVAILVLYLLLLFRFVIASHKANTLFGKLVVVGLGFPMIFQAMINMAVAVELLPVTGQTLPLISSGGSSIWMTCLGLGIIISVTKKEEEIAEEKEEKERRKEALQRLIDKELAEEDLSADEKIYEEEEMYSIEDNSRNPMNAVLNK; encoded by the coding sequence ATGAAAGAGTTAGTAAACAAACTAAAAGGAGATAGAGTAATATGGTCATTTGTGGCTTTATTAGCGCTGTTTTCGTTTATGCCTGTTTTTAGTGCGAGTAGTAATTTAGCCTACATAGGTCACGGAACCGGAAATACATTGGGTTATTTGGTAAAACATCTGGCGCATATTTGTATTGGTTTCGCTATTATTTATTGGGTACACAGAGTTCCATATCATTATTTTAGAGCAATTTCAAAAATAGCGCTGCCTATTGTGTGGTTCTTGTTGCTTTATACCTTGTTAAAAGGGACTGTTATTGCAGGAGCAAATGCAAGTCGTTGGATTCAGGTGCCATTTATAGGAATTACGTTTCAGACTTCAACTTTAGCATCAATTGTTCTTTTTATTTTTGTAGCTCGTTATTTATCTAAGACCAAAGAAGAAAATGAACCATTTCAGGTTTCGTTTGTTCAGCTTTGGGTTCCTGTGTTTATTACATTGGCGTTAATTTTACCGGCAAACTTCTCGACTACTGCGCTTATATTTTCAATGGTTATGATGTTGACGTTTATTGGTAAATATCCATTAAAATATATTGGTTTTATCATTGGATCGGGAATTGCTATGCTTGCGTTTTTTCTTTTGGTTGCAAAAGCTTTTCCGGACTCAAGATTCTTTAGCAGGGTATCAACATGGGAAAGCCGTATAATGAATTTCACTACAGATAAACCTGATGAAGATGATTATCAGATCGAAAAAGCAAAAATTGCGATAGCATCGGGAAAATTTGGAGGTTTGGGGCCTGGAAAAAGTGTTCAGAAAAACTTTTTACCACAATCTTCTTCCGATTTTATTTATGCCATTATTGTTGAAGAGTATGGATTAGTCGGAGGTGTAGCAATATTAGTTTTGTATCTGTTGCTATTATTTCGATTTGTTATAGCATCGCATAAAGCAAATACATTATTTGGAAAATTAGTCGTCGTCGGGCTCGGATTTCCGATGATATTTCAGGCGATGATCAATATGGCAGTTGCGGTTGAATTATTACCTGTAACAGGGCAAACACTTCCATTGATAAGTAGTGGGGGAAGTTCGATTTGGATGACCTGTTTAGGACTTGGAATTATCATTAGTGTTACCAAAAAAGAAGAAGAAATTGCAGAAGAAAAAGAAGAGAAAGAGAGAAGGAAAGAAGCACTTCAGAGATTAATCGATAAAGAATTAGCAGAAGAAGATTTGTCTGCTGATGAAAAAATATATGAAGAGGAAGAAATGTATTCAATAGAAGACAATTCAAGAAATCCAATGAATGCAGTTTTAAATAAATAA
- the murD gene encoding UDP-N-acetylmuramoyl-L-alanine--D-glutamate ligase — translation MRLVVLGGGESGVGTAILGKKKGYEVFVSDFGKIKESYKEVLIINKIPWEEEQHTEDLILNADVVMKSPGIPEKSPIVKKLVAEGVKVISEIEFAKPFTEALTIGITGSNGKTTTTMLTYHLLKSAGLNVGLGGNIGKSFAWQVAENKFDAYVLELSSFQLDGIIDYRPDIAIITNISPDHLDRYEYKYENYINSKFRITMNQTESDYLIYDADDEASAEWLKKNKTKAKLIPFSLTKKFDEGASINNNKMEIKINQEEFTMETEHIALEGKHNMKNAMAASSVAKLMQIRNATIRESLSNFQGVEHRLEKVLKIQNVQYINDSKATNVNATFFALDSMTVPTVWIVGGVDKGNDYNELMSLVREKVKAIICLGIDNRKIIEAFGNVVDIMVEVNNMNDAVKTAQRLTEKGDAVLLSPACASFDLFENYEDRGKQFKQAVHNL, via the coding sequence ATGAGGCTAGTTGTTTTAGGAGGAGGAGAGAGTGGTGTAGGTACTGCTATTCTCGGTAAGAAAAAGGGATACGAAGTTTTTGTATCGGATTTTGGAAAGATAAAGGAAAGCTATAAAGAAGTTCTTATCATTAATAAAATTCCTTGGGAAGAAGAACAGCATACAGAGGATTTAATTCTTAATGCTGATGTGGTAATGAAAAGCCCGGGAATTCCGGAAAAGTCGCCAATAGTAAAGAAGCTTGTAGCAGAGGGGGTTAAAGTAATTTCAGAAATAGAATTTGCAAAACCTTTTACAGAAGCACTCACAATTGGAATTACCGGAAGTAATGGCAAAACGACAACAACGATGCTTACGTACCACTTGCTTAAATCTGCAGGATTAAATGTTGGTTTGGGCGGGAATATCGGAAAGAGTTTTGCGTGGCAGGTAGCAGAGAATAAGTTTGATGCATACGTTCTTGAATTAAGCAGTTTTCAGCTGGATGGAATTATAGATTACAGGCCCGATATTGCTATAATTACGAATATCAGTCCGGATCATTTAGATCGATACGAATATAAGTATGAGAATTACATCAATTCAAAGTTTCGAATTACAATGAATCAAACCGAAAGCGATTATCTCATTTACGATGCTGACGATGAGGCAAGTGCAGAATGGTTAAAGAAAAACAAAACAAAAGCAAAATTAATTCCTTTTTCATTGACGAAAAAATTTGATGAGGGAGCTTCTATAAATAACAACAAAATGGAAATAAAGATCAACCAAGAAGAGTTTACAATGGAAACAGAACACATTGCGTTAGAAGGAAAACATAATATGAAAAACGCAATGGCAGCAAGCTCTGTAGCAAAGTTGATGCAAATTAGAAATGCAACAATTCGCGAAAGTTTATCTAATTTTCAAGGTGTTGAACACCGTTTAGAAAAAGTATTAAAAATTCAAAATGTTCAATATATCAATGATTCAAAAGCAACAAATGTAAATGCAACTTTCTTTGCTTTAGACAGTATGACTGTTCCTACGGTTTGGATTGTTGGAGGTGTTGACAAAGGAAATGATTACAATGAATTAATGTCATTAGTTCGTGAAAAAGTAAAAGCAATCATTTGTTTGGGAATCGATAATCGTAAAATTATTGAAGCTTTTGGTAATGTTGTTGATATAATGGTGGAAGTAAATAATATGAACGATGCAGTAAAAACTGCTCAAAGATTAACAGAAAAAGGTGATGCAGTTTTGTTGTCTCCGGCTTGCGCAAGTTTCGATTTATTCGAAAACTACGAAGACAGAGGGAAGCAGTTTAAGCAAGCAGTACATAATTTATAA
- the mraY gene encoding phospho-N-acetylmuramoyl-pentapeptide-transferase has translation MLYYLFEYLDKTLDVPGTGVFQYITFRSALALMLSLLLSTIYGKRIINFLRNQQVGETVRELGLQGQNEKAGTPTMGGLIIIFATLVPVLLFARLHNIYIVLLIVTTLWMGTIGFIDDYIKIFKKDKEGLKGIFKVIGQVGLGIIVGAVLYFNPAVTVRTDTGRTDIFKAGINTTVVLPVAAEEKSTATTIPFVKNNEFDYAEILAWTGEGYEKWAWLIFIPVVIFIITAVSNGANLTDGIDGLAAGTSAVSVLALGIFTFVSGNIIFSNYLNIMYIPNSGEMTVFISAFVGALIGFLWYNSYPASVFMGDTGSLTIGGIIAVLAIAVRKELLIPLLCGIFLVENFSVVLQVSYFKFTKKRYGEGRRIFLMSPLHHHYQKKGYHESKIVTRFWIVAIMLAILSIVTLKLR, from the coding sequence ATGCTGTACTATTTATTTGAATATTTAGACAAAACATTAGATGTGCCGGGAACAGGAGTTTTTCAGTACATCACTTTTAGATCGGCATTAGCTTTGATGCTTTCGTTGCTTTTATCAACGATTTACGGAAAGCGAATTATCAACTTTTTGCGTAATCAGCAAGTTGGAGAAACCGTTCGTGAGTTAGGTCTTCAGGGACAAAATGAAAAAGCTGGAACTCCAACAATGGGAGGACTGATTATCATTTTTGCAACCCTGGTTCCGGTTTTGTTATTTGCCCGTTTGCATAATATTTATATCGTATTGCTTATTGTAACTACTCTTTGGATGGGGACAATTGGTTTTATTGATGATTATATTAAAATATTCAAAAAAGATAAAGAAGGTCTTAAAGGAATTTTTAAAGTAATTGGTCAGGTTGGTTTAGGGATTATTGTTGGTGCGGTTTTGTATTTTAATCCTGCAGTAACAGTAAGAACAGATACTGGAAGAACAGATATTTTTAAAGCAGGAATAAATACAACTGTTGTTTTACCAGTTGCGGCGGAAGAAAAGTCAACAGCTACAACAATTCCTTTTGTAAAAAATAATGAGTTTGACTATGCTGAGATATTGGCGTGGACAGGTGAGGGATATGAAAAATGGGCCTGGTTAATTTTTATTCCGGTTGTAATTTTTATCATCACAGCGGTTTCTAACGGGGCTAATTTAACAGACGGAATTGATGGTCTTGCGGCCGGAACTTCTGCGGTGTCAGTTCTGGCACTCGGAATATTTACGTTTGTTTCGGGGAATATTATTTTCTCTAATTACCTGAATATTATGTATATACCCAATTCAGGTGAAATGACGGTCTTTATATCTGCTTTTGTGGGGGCTTTAATTGGGTTTCTTTGGTATAACTCTTATCCTGCATCTGTATTTATGGGAGATACAGGAAGTTTAACTATTGGAGGAATTATTGCAGTTTTAGCAATTGCTGTTCGAAAAGAATTATTGATTCCGTTATTATGTGGAATCTTTCTAGTCGAGAATTTTTCAGTGGTACTGCAAGTAAGTTATTTTAAATTCACTAAAAAACGATACGGAGAAGGACGAAGAATATTCCTCATGTCGCCTCTTCATCATCACTATCAGAAAAAAGGATATCACGAAAGTAAAATTGTGACCCGATTCTGGATTGTTGCTATAATGTTAGCCATATTATCAATCGTTACTTTAAAACTTAGATAA
- a CDS encoding UDP-N-acetylmuramoyl-L-alanyl-D-glutamate--2,6-diaminopimelate ligase, with protein sequence MKILKDILYKVAIESVTGSTEIGIHKIDFDSRKIEENDVFVAIRGTLSDGHDYISKAIQLGAVAIVCDTLPENTEKGITYIQVKDTNTALAFMAANYFGDPSEKLKLVGVTGTNGKTTIASLLFQLFKKAGFKVGLLSTVKIMVDETEYKATHTTPDSITINHYLNEMVEAGVTHCFMEVSSHGIHQKRTEALHFVGGIFTNLSHDHLDYHPTFAEYRDVKKSFFDSLPKTAFALTNIDDKNGPVMLQNTVARKFTYALKSYADFRAQILESQLSGLLLKVNDNEVWVKLIGTFNAYNVLAIYGTAIELGMDSLEALRLLSDLESVSGRFQYIVTDSKITAIVDYAHTPDALDNVIKTINDIRTKNEQLITVVGCGGNRDKTKRPIMAKIASELSDKAILTSDNPRNENPEVILDEMEQGVEGQNYKKILRITDRKQAIKTACQLAQSNDIILIAGKGHETYQEINGVRHHFDDMETVKEILDQLNK encoded by the coding sequence ATGAAAATACTAAAAGACATATTATACAAAGTAGCGATTGAATCTGTAACAGGTTCGACAGAAATTGGTATTCATAAAATTGATTTTGATTCAAGAAAAATCGAAGAGAATGATGTTTTTGTAGCTATTCGCGGAACACTTTCAGATGGTCATGATTATATCAGTAAGGCTATTCAGTTAGGTGCAGTGGCAATCGTATGTGACACTTTGCCGGAAAATACAGAAAAAGGAATCACCTATATTCAGGTAAAAGATACCAATACTGCATTGGCTTTCATGGCTGCAAATTATTTTGGAGATCCTTCTGAAAAATTAAAGCTTGTTGGTGTTACCGGAACAAATGGTAAAACAACAATCGCTTCTTTATTATTTCAATTGTTTAAAAAAGCCGGATTTAAAGTGGGTTTATTGTCAACTGTAAAAATTATGGTTGATGAAACAGAGTATAAAGCAACTCATACAACTCCTGATTCTATCACGATTAATCATTATTTGAATGAAATGGTCGAGGCAGGTGTTACACATTGTTTTATGGAAGTAAGTTCACATGGAATTCATCAAAAGCGTACAGAAGCGTTGCATTTTGTAGGTGGAATTTTTACGAATCTTTCTCATGATCATTTAGATTATCATCCAACTTTTGCCGAATATAGAGATGTAAAAAAATCATTCTTTGATTCATTGCCGAAAACAGCTTTTGCTTTAACCAACATAGATGATAAAAACGGACCTGTAATGTTGCAAAATACAGTTGCAAGGAAATTTACTTATGCCCTTAAATCGTATGCTGATTTTAGAGCACAGATTTTAGAAAGTCAATTATCAGGTTTATTATTGAAAGTCAATGACAATGAAGTTTGGGTAAAACTAATCGGAACATTTAATGCTTACAATGTACTGGCCATTTACGGTACGGCAATAGAATTGGGTATGGATAGTCTTGAAGCGTTGCGCTTATTGTCTGATTTAGAAAGTGTTTCGGGTCGTTTTCAGTATATAGTAACAGATTCTAAGATTACTGCAATTGTTGATTATGCTCATACGCCGGATGCTTTGGATAATGTGATAAAAACGATCAATGATATTCGTACCAAAAACGAGCAATTGATTACCGTTGTGGGTTGCGGAGGTAACAGAGATAAAACGAAAAGACCTATTATGGCCAAGATTGCTTCAGAACTTAGTGATAAAGCAATTTTGACTTCTGATAATCCAAGAAATGAAAATCCGGAGGTGATTTTAGACGAGATGGAACAAGGAGTTGAAGGTCAGAATTACAAAAAGATCTTAAGGATTACTGACAGAAAACAGGCCATAAAAACAGCTTGTCAATTGGCACAGTCAAATGATATTATCCTAATTGCAGGTAAAGGTCATGAAACTTATCAGGAGATAAATGGTGTTCGTCATCATTTTGATGATATGGAAACAGTAAAAGAAATTTTAGATCAACTAAATAAATAA